A genomic segment from Polyangium mundeleinium encodes:
- the thiL gene encoding thiamine-phosphate kinase: MTARSSERARIDMLSRVFGANGSSRTIVGIGDDAAVIAPGQEPLVWTVDAQVEGIHFRRDLVSMADLGYRATMAAASDLAAMGASPLGILAGLVLPADVTDEDLCAIAEGQREAAEEVGTQIIGGNLARGQEISITTTVLGETPRPLGRSGAKPGEVLAIAGPLGLSAAGLVLIGRGREREADAAPAVRAYRRPIARIAAGLAARDVASAAIDVSDGLTRDVGHVARASGVLVVLDRSTLLTPELERAAALAEADPYQLALEGGEDYAVVVTVPEDRVPAGFKRIGRVVPAQGGKIGIAVEHTDGTLTPLDERGYDHFG, encoded by the coding sequence ATGACAGCTCGAAGCTCGGAGCGAGCGCGCATCGACATGCTCTCGCGCGTGTTCGGCGCAAACGGCTCAAGCCGGACGATCGTGGGCATCGGCGACGACGCGGCCGTGATCGCGCCCGGCCAAGAGCCCCTCGTGTGGACCGTCGACGCGCAGGTCGAAGGCATCCACTTCCGCCGCGACCTCGTCTCGATGGCAGACCTCGGCTACCGCGCGACGATGGCCGCAGCGAGCGACCTCGCAGCCATGGGCGCCTCGCCGCTCGGCATCCTCGCGGGCCTCGTACTGCCGGCCGACGTCACCGACGAGGACCTCTGCGCCATCGCCGAAGGACAACGCGAGGCAGCAGAGGAAGTTGGTACACAAATCATCGGTGGAAACCTCGCACGCGGGCAAGAGATTTCGATCACGACGACGGTGCTCGGCGAGACGCCGCGTCCGCTCGGTCGGTCAGGCGCCAAACCCGGGGAGGTCCTGGCGATCGCAGGGCCCCTCGGGCTCTCGGCAGCGGGTCTCGTGCTGATCGGCCGAGGGCGCGAGCGGGAGGCGGACGCAGCCCCGGCCGTGCGCGCCTACCGGAGGCCCATCGCGCGCATCGCGGCAGGGCTCGCCGCGCGGGACGTGGCGAGCGCGGCGATCGACGTGTCGGACGGGCTCACGCGAGACGTGGGGCACGTGGCGCGAGCGAGCGGCGTGCTCGTGGTGCTCGATCGGTCGACGCTCCTCACACCGGAGCTCGAGCGCGCCGCAGCACTCGCCGAGGCAGACCCGTACCAGCTCGCGCTCGAAGGCGGCGAGGACTACGCAGTCGTGGTGACAGTGCCGGAGGACCGTGTCCCCGCGGGTTTCAAGCGGATCGGGCGCGTTGTACCAGCCCAGGGCGGGAAGATCGGCATCGCCGTCGAGCACACCGACGGCACGCT
- a CDS encoding ATP-binding protein, with protein MSDERSVDVDALGLGLGPLRLEDLVDREAMRGMVGSIEQVFGMPVRIVSNSGVSLASSSREAPLCAMINEEPVGRRACGAIVSEVKRLRVTSSEGATHGCFTGARYRVVPIEYEGGTIGRAILGPYLSPEVESVPDTLLAIEGVDPARAAELLPHMARATEATAETVAKHLVAVLDVILWSGHKALLTSKMHIASIRESYRELSEKNAALEQAYERQQELDKLKSNFLATISHELRTPLTSILGYSEMLVGGIAGELTGPQLDFVQIIHSKSDQLLKLIMSLLDLSKLESGTVMMRRSDVAIGAVLAEAASTVAPVATKKGVTLTVDAPADLPLVLGDPERLRQVFVNLGENAIKFTPPGGTVQIVARQMATEVDGGDEPGMVLLAPLRQMVEVRVTDTGIGIPAAERDKVFDPFYQVDQSSTREHGGTGLGLSIVKRLVEAHHGSVHIEGNEPTGAVFVVRLPASRPSAPPSHGAISVRFA; from the coding sequence TTGAGCGACGAGCGCTCGGTCGACGTCGACGCGCTTGGCCTCGGGCTCGGACCGCTCCGACTCGAAGACCTCGTCGACCGCGAAGCGATGCGTGGCATGGTCGGCTCGATCGAGCAGGTCTTCGGCATGCCCGTCCGGATCGTGTCGAACTCGGGCGTGAGCCTGGCGAGCTCGTCCCGCGAGGCCCCGCTCTGCGCGATGATCAACGAGGAGCCCGTGGGCCGCCGCGCCTGCGGCGCCATCGTCTCCGAGGTCAAACGCCTCCGCGTCACGTCGAGCGAAGGCGCCACGCACGGCTGCTTCACCGGCGCGCGCTACCGCGTCGTCCCGATCGAATACGAAGGCGGCACCATCGGCCGCGCGATCCTCGGCCCCTACCTTTCTCCGGAGGTCGAGAGCGTCCCCGACACGCTGCTCGCGATCGAGGGTGTCGACCCGGCGCGCGCGGCGGAGCTTTTGCCGCACATGGCGCGGGCGACCGAGGCCACGGCCGAGACCGTCGCGAAGCACCTCGTCGCCGTGCTCGACGTGATCCTCTGGAGCGGGCACAAGGCCCTGCTCACCTCGAAGATGCACATCGCGTCGATCCGCGAGAGCTACCGCGAGCTCTCCGAGAAAAACGCGGCGCTCGAGCAGGCCTACGAGCGGCAGCAAGAGCTCGACAAGCTGAAGTCGAACTTCCTCGCAACGATCTCGCACGAGCTCCGGACGCCGCTCACCTCGATCCTCGGCTACAGCGAGATGCTCGTGGGCGGCATCGCCGGCGAGCTCACGGGGCCGCAGCTCGACTTCGTGCAGATCATCCACTCGAAGAGTGATCAGCTCCTGAAGCTCATCATGAGCCTGCTCGACCTCTCGAAGCTCGAGAGCGGCACCGTGATGATGCGCCGGAGCGACGTGGCGATCGGCGCGGTGCTCGCCGAGGCGGCCTCGACGGTCGCGCCCGTCGCCACGAAAAAGGGCGTCACGCTCACCGTGGACGCGCCGGCGGACTTGCCGCTCGTGCTCGGCGATCCGGAGCGGCTGCGGCAGGTGTTCGTGAACCTCGGCGAGAACGCCATCAAGTTCACGCCGCCGGGCGGCACGGTGCAGATCGTCGCGCGGCAGATGGCCACCGAGGTGGACGGCGGCGACGAGCCCGGGATGGTGCTGCTCGCGCCGCTCCGGCAGATGGTCGAGGTGCGCGTGACCGACACGGGCATCGGCATCCCGGCCGCCGAGCGCGACAAGGTCTTCGACCCGTTTTACCAGGTGGATCAGTCCTCGACGCGTGAGCACGGCGGCACGGGGCTCGGGCTCTCGATCGTGAAGCGGCTCGTCGAGGCGCACCACGGGAGCGTGCACATCGAGGGCAACGAGCCGACGGGCGCCGTCTTCGTCGTGCGTTTGCCCGCGTCGCGCCCCTCCGCGCCGCCCTCGCACGGAGCGATTTCGGTCCGGTTCGCGTAA
- a CDS encoding GTP-binding protein has product MQLDFASREISIKLVYYGPALSGKTTNLVALHSRAGADARGRLMTLETQDDRTLFFDLLPLTFRSKDGDVSLRIKLFTVPGQPIHAATRRLVLQGADGVALIADSRISETQRNADAFLDLRQNLRDNGIEISKMPLVIQFNKRDLPDIRSDEELARLAARGKEPVFRAVATRGIGVVETFVCLLWSTWRSLDQSHQLSRKLSIDGDDLVSTAAQQLGVTTPFRELIAARMGGRMAGAAPGGAP; this is encoded by the coding sequence GTGCAGCTCGATTTCGCATCACGCGAGATCTCGATCAAGCTCGTCTATTACGGTCCTGCGCTGAGCGGAAAGACCACAAATCTGGTCGCTCTGCACAGCCGCGCCGGCGCCGACGCGCGCGGGCGGCTCATGACGCTCGAGACGCAGGACGATCGCACGCTCTTCTTCGATCTCCTGCCGCTCACGTTCCGTTCGAAGGACGGCGACGTCTCGCTCCGCATCAAGCTCTTCACGGTCCCCGGCCAGCCGATCCACGCCGCGACCCGCAGGCTCGTCCTGCAAGGCGCCGACGGCGTCGCGCTCATCGCCGACTCGCGCATCTCCGAGACCCAACGCAACGCCGACGCCTTCCTCGATCTGCGCCAGAACCTGCGCGACAACGGCATCGAGATCTCGAAGATGCCGCTCGTGATCCAGTTCAACAAACGGGATCTGCCGGACATCCGCAGCGACGAAGAGCTCGCGCGGCTCGCAGCACGCGGCAAGGAGCCGGTCTTCCGCGCAGTCGCGACGAGGGGCATCGGCGTCGTCGAGACGTTCGTTTGCCTGCTCTGGTCCACGTGGCGTTCGCTCGATCAGAGCCATCAGCTCTCGCGCAAGCTCTCGATCGACGGCGACGACCTCGTCTCGACCGCGGCGCAGCAGCTCGGCGTGACGACGCCATTCCGCGAGCTCATCGCCGCGCGAATGGGCGGGAGGATGGCCGGCGCTGCGCCCGGAGGCGCTCCTTGA